The Corynebacterium callunae DSM 20147 genomic sequence TCTGGTCGTGGAAGTCACGAATAACTGCTTCTGCATCCTCAGGGGAAAGATCGCCACGGCCGAGCAGATCCTCGGTGTACTGAGCGCGGACTGTCTCGCGACCGGTGATCAGCTCGTACATCTTAGGCTGGGTCATGGAAGGATCATCAGCTTCGTTGTGGCCACGTAGACGGTAGCAGACGAGGTCGATGAAGACGTCCTTGCCGAAGCGACGGCGGTATTCGGTAGCCAGCTGGCCAACCCAAACAACTGCTTCTGGGTCGTCGCCATTGACATGGAACACTGGGCAGCCGAAAGCCTTGGCATAGTCGGTTGCGTAGTACATGGAACGGCTGGAATCCGGGGTGGTGGTGAATCCGATCTGGTTGTTTACCACGATGTGGATGGTGCCACCGACGTCGTAGCCACGCAGCTTAGCCAGGTTGATGGTTTCTGGAACGATGCCCAGACCAGCAAATGCAGCATCGCCGTGGAGCAGCAGTGGAACAACGGTCTTGCCCTCAACACCCTTGTCTAGGTAGTCCTGCTTTGCGCGGACGATACCTTCCACGACTGGGTTAACAGCCTCGAGGTGAGATGGGTTAGCGGTGAGGGAGACCTTGATCTCGCCATCGCCGAACATCTGCAGGTGCTGACCCTCGGAACCGAGGTGGTACTTCACGTCGCCGGAGCCACCGATCTGGCCCTGCTCCATCTGGCCTTCAAACTCGTTGAAGATGGAAGCCAGTGGCTTGCCAACGATGTTGAAGAGGACGTTGAGGCGACCGCGGTGTGGCATACCGATAACAACTTCGTCGAGGCCCTGGCCTGCGGCGGTGTCGATGGCGGAGTCCATCAGTGGGATCAGGGATTCTGCACCCTCAAGGGAGAAGCGCTTCTGGCCGACGTACTTGGTCTGCAGGAAGTTCTCAAATGCCTCAGCAGCGTTGAGCTTCTGCAGGATGTACTTCTGCTCAGCCTGGGTTGGCTTTGGCATACCTGCTTCGAGGCGGTCCTGCAGCCAGGTGCGCTCGTCACGGTCGAGAATGTGGGAGTACTCGGAGCCAACCTTGAGGGTGTAAGCAGCACGCAGGCGAGAGAGCACCTCGCGCAGGGTCATGGTCTCTTTGCCACCAAAACCGCCGACGCTGAAGGTACGGTCCAGATCCCAGATGGTCAGGCTGTGAGTCTCAATGTCCAGGTCGCGGTGATCTGGAACTGGCATACCTGGCTGTACCCAAGGAAGTGGGTTGGTATCAGCGATCAGATGTCCACGGGAACGGTAAGCCTCGATGAGCTGCATAACGCGGGTGTTCTTATCAACACCGGTGTTTGGCAGGTCCTGTGCCCAACGCATTGGGGTATAAGGCACATTCATTGCCTCGAAGATCTCATCCCAGAACTTGTCGTCGGTAAGCAGCTGAGACATGGTGCGCAGGAACTCGCCGGAAACTGCACCCTGGATGACGCGGTGGTCATAGGTGGAGGTGATGGTGACAAGCTTGCCAACGCCGAGCTCGGCGAGACGATCCTCGGATGCGCCCTGGAATTCTGCAGGGTAGTCCATGGAGCCAACACCGATGATGGTGCCCTGGCCCTTGGTCAAACGAGGAACGGAGTGGCGGGTGCCGATGCCACCTGGGTTGGTCAGGGAAACGGTTACACCCTGGTAATCGTTCATGGTCAGCTTGCCCTGGCGGGAACGGGAAACGATGTCCTCATAAGCTGCGAGGAACTCGGAGAAGTTCATCTTCTCGGTTTCCTTGATGGCAGCAACTACCAGCGCACGGGAGCCATCCTTCTGAGGAAGGTCGATGGCTAGGCCGAGGTTAATGTGCTCAGGCACAACCAAGGTGGGCTTGCCGTCGATGACATCATAAGAGTTGTTCATGTCCGGGTGAGCCATAACAGCCTTCACCATGGCGTAGCCGATGATGTGGGTGAAGGAGATCTTGCCACCGCGGGTGCGCTTGAGCTGGTCATTGACCATTGCGCGGTTTTCGAACATAAGGCGTGCAGGCATATCGCGCACGGAAGTTGCGGTTGGAATCTCAAGGGAGATGTCCATGTTCTTAGCGATGGACTTAAAAATGCCCTTGATAGGGAATTGGCCAGCCTCAGGTAGAGATTGTTGCTTGGACAAAGGAGACTCCTTGGCCTTTGGTGCGGCCTTCGGTTGGGCCTGCTTGGTGGCTTGAGATGGTGCTGCCTTAGCGGCAGGCTTTTCTGCGGGCTTCTGAGTGGTCTTCGCAGCAGACTTGTCAGCTGGTTGTGCAGATTCAGCTGGTGCTGAATTCTGTGCTTCCGCTGCAACGGGGGTAGCGTTCGGGGCCCCCTGAGCCTCGAATAGATCTCTCCATTCCTTGTCCACGGACTGTGGGTCCTTCTGGAACTGCTGGAACATCTCGTCCACCAGCCACGCATTCTGGCCGAAAGTACTAGCGCTGCTCACGGCAGGTACTCGCCTCTTTTCCTTGCTTCTTGAGGGTTTTATTGAGCTTGTTTTTATCTACTGTAACGCTGGTTGTTGGCACAAAGGCCTAGCACCCCAGTTGTAGCACTAATTTGTTGACAGTTCCCATTAAAATAACCTGTTAACCAATTAAATGCCACATGCGGGCGTAGGTACCTCCGGCAGACAGCAGCGTCTCGTGAGATCCATCTTCGATGATACGTCCTTGATCAACTACGAGGATACGATCGGCCCTACTTGCCGTCGCCAGGCGGTGCGCAACGATGATGCTCGTGCGACCTTGAGTGACCCTTTCAGAGGCATTCAAAATCACCATTTCAGTAGCAGGATCAAGTGTTGACGTCGCCTCATCTAACAACATAATTTCCGGCTCAATTAATTCCGCACGCGCTAAGGCGATGAGTTGGCGCTGGCCAGAGGATAGATTGCGGCCACGCTCACCGACATGATGGTTAAAACCATCCGGGATAGCAGCGATTGCGTTAAGGGCACCCACCCTGCGGGCCGCTGCCTCAATAGTGCTTTTCGACGCAAACCTGTCGCCGTAGGCAATATTTTCTGCGATTGTGCCACTGAAGAGGTAGGCCTCCTGTGGCACATGTCCGATCGTGCGCCTCCACTGCTTGAGTGGGAAGTCCGCGATGTTGATATCGCCCGCGCGCACACTACCCTCATTTGGGTCATAAAGACGTGAAATCAACTTCACTACAGTGGATTTTCCGGCACCAGTTGGGCCGACGATAGCCACAGTGGAACCTGGCTCAAAATCCACGGAGACATTACGCAGAATTGGGGTGTCAAGATAGCCAAAGGTGACGTCGACAAGCTCAATCTTTTGGGTGGCCGCGCTCTGAGCGCCAGTGTGGGTGCCGGCGTCGGGGACGCTGGGCTGAGTGGCCAGTAATTCGGTGATGCGGCGGAATCCCACAGCTGCTTGCTGATAGGAGTCAAAGATTTGGCTAAGTTGTTGGATCGGACCAAACATCAGGCCCATATAGAGCACAAAGGCCACCAAAACGCCGGTACTGATCTCACCGCGGGCAACTTGGACTGCGCCAAAGCCCAGTACGCCAGCCTGCGCGATTTCCGAGATAGCGCTGATGCCAGGGAAATAAATGGCAATCGCGGTTTGTGATTGGACTCGCAAACGACGGTACTCATCTGCCTCATGAGCGTAATTGGCGTTGACTTTATCTTCCATGCGGTGCATTTGAGCGGTACGCAAGCCTGCAATTGATTCATGAAAAACGGCATTCACCTGGCTGGATTGCTCGCGCGCGGCGGTATAAAGCCGGGAGCTAATGCGTCGGAAAATCAGCGTCAAAATCACGATCAGCGGCACAACAGAAAGAGCAGCCAAAGCCAAACTGAGATCAGTAAGCGCGAGCATGGCAACCACACCGACCAACGTGCCCACCGAAACCACTGTTTGGGCCAACCCTGTTTGCAGGAAAGAAGAGAGGTTATCGATATCGGTGGTCATGCGCGTCATGATGCGACCAGACATGGTGCGTTCAAAATAGTCCATGGACAAGCGCAAAAGGTGCACAAAGGAACGCAGGCGCAGTCCAAAGAGCAAACGTTCACCAGTACGAGCGGTAATGATGGTGTTGACCACGGCCGCCACCCAAGAAATCAGCACCACAATGGCACCGATAATGGCGATTACCCACAAGGTAGTGGTGTCCTGAGCTTGGACACCATTGTCGATGGCTTTGCGCATCAGTGTTGGGAAAGCCAAGTCCGCTGCAACGCCAACCAGAAGGAGTGCGATCACTCCGGCGATAAGCCAACGCACCTGCTTAAAGAGGTTGAGCAATTTGAAACCTTGGGTGCTGGTGCGCAGTCGGGTGACATCAACCTTGGGATCTTCGGTGGCAGGTGGGAGCGCCTCGATTTGAGCAAGGAGTTCCGGCGTAGCAGGCACCGCCATTCCGCGTCCACCACCACGGCCTCCGCCTCCGCCACCTGCGGGCTGCAAGATACGGTATTGCTTTTCAAATTTCACCTCCGGCCACAACTGCTCAGCAGCAGGTAGGGAAGTGGTGTGGGAGGTTTCATCATCAAGCTCAAACTCTGGAGCCTGTTCCTCTTTAAAGCCCATGGCCATCAAGTGCGCAAAGCGTTGATTTTGGCTCAGTTCTGCAAGAGTTCCATAGGCTGTGAGCTGACCTTTTTCCACCAATCCAACACGATCGCCAAGCTCCAGGGTGGAGTGACGGTGCGCCATGATGAAAATTGTGACATCCGAAAGCTCTTTTCTTAAAGCTTGGAAGATGCGGTCCTCAGTTGAAGCGTCGATAGCAGAGGTGGCGTCATCAAGCACCAGCACTCGGGGATGGGCCAGGAAAGCCCGGGCGAGTGCAATACGCTGGCGCTGCCCGCCAGAAAGGGTAAGTCCACGTTCGCCCACAACTTCTTCATAACCGTTCGGCAGCTCTGCGATGAAGTCATGTGCCTGCGCGAGCCGGGCTGCGTGCTCAATTTGTTCATCACTTGCGTCAATGCCCATGGCGATGTTCTCGCGGATGGAGGTTGAGTAGAGAAAGGGCTCATCAAATACAGCAATAAGGTTTTCCCGAATATCGGTGTCCTTAAGCTGTGGGAAGGGGAAAGTACCTGCGGCGTGGGTGAAGGAAATGTGGCCGGACGTTGGCTGATAAAACCCACCAGCTAATTGCACAGCCATGGTTTTGCCAGCGCCAGCTGGACCCACTAAAACAGTAGTCTCACCAGGCTTGATCTCTAGATCAAAGCCATTGAGCACTCCCTCAAACTCTACGTTTTCAAATTTCAAACCAAGGGGACCTGCTGGCAGCTGTGCGGGATCTGCCGGGTCTTCGTGGCTGGGTTTAAGGTCAATGACCTCAAAGATTCTTTCCACCGAGGACAACGCCAATTGAATGCGCATGAGCATGCCAGATAGGGACCTGGCCACCGCGGACAAACTGGTGAGATAAGAAGAAAAAGCCACAAAGGTACCGACGGTGATGTGGCCGGTCATAGCCAAATAACCGCCAGCCACGATGTTAAGTACTAGTGCAATCTGTGGCAGCTGCTCCACCATTGGGATAAATCGGGCGGTGAGGCGAGCGGTGCGCATGCGCTGGGCAAAAAGTTCACGAGCAGTTTTTTCTAGCTGCTCTACCTCACGGTCTTCTTGAGCAAAGGCTTTAACCACGCGAATACCGGTGACGGTTTCTTCCACATGGGTAGTCAAGTCTGCAGCCTTTTGTTGCGCTGACCAGGTGGACGCAAAAAGCGCGCGCCGGGAAAGGGCAACTGCCCACAACAAAAGCGGCACCAAAATGGCGGCGATAATAGTTAAGGGTGGAGAAATTGCCACCATAATGGCCAAGGTCAGCACCAATTTGATGACGTTGCCAATGAGCATAGGCAACATGGCAACCAAACCCTGCACCATGTTGATATCTGAAATAGACCGGCTGACAACTTGGCCAGTTCGAATATTGTCTTGGCCGGGACCGTCCAAGCGCTGCAAAGAACGCATAGTGTGCAAACGAATATCGTGCTGCACCCCGATGCTCAATTTGCCCGCGGTATAGCGCCTGCCAAATTGGCTGACATAACGAGCCAAGGCCAGCACAATAATGAGCGTAATAACGCCGGCTAGCACGCTCAAGCCACTGGGCGTCCACCTCTCAACCACAGTGGTGGTCAGCGTATCGCCGGTATTACCCAACGCAATGTCGATCGCGCCACCGGTGAGAAGTGGGAGGGTGAGTTCAAAAAGCGTGGCTGCAATCGCGGAAATTATTGTTAGCGAGGTCAGCCACGGCCGTTCCCACGCCACCGCTATCAGCTGCCGGATACGGTTTGGGGAGCGAGTTGACGCTTTTGTGGCGCTACTGGCTGAGGTTGCTTTGGTGGCGTGGTTGCTCAAATACGTGCCTTTCAAAAAGGGGAGGGAACTACAGGTGGAGGAGGTCCTTTCCGTGGGGGTCGTTGCAGTTGCTAGCGGTTTAGAAGCTGGAAGGTACAGGACCTAAGGAATCGTAGGCATTGCCGATGGTCTTTTTAGCCATCTTGCGGTTTGCCAGGGTGCCCATTACAGCACCAATACCCAAAGGCAGAATCTTGCCAATCCATGCTTTACGGAATTGCTTGCCAATGCGGTTGAGACCAAATTTGAGCAAGCGGCTATTAACTTCAACGAGGTTTCCTACCCGCAGGCGGGAAATGGCGATTCCAGGAACCTTGGAAGGCTTGGAAATATCGCCCACTGTGGCATCCACAATGGCGGTGCCAGAAGCTCCCAACAAGACCACCAACACTAGGGCTCGGCGGCGCTCAGAATGATTGATATCAATTCCGCGCAGGTGAGCTGAAGCCATGGTGTAGAAAGCTGCTGCATCCAGGAACACCAGGGATTCAGCGCCAACGGCGAGCGCGCCGGTGACAAAACCAATGCCAGGAACGGCAGCGGCTACGCCTACACCTGCGCCAGAACCAGTGGCCAGGCGCATAAAGTGCTTATCAATAAGCACCTGAATCTCGGCAGGATTGGCCTTAGGGTTTTGTTTACGCAACCAGTTGACATATCCCTCAATGACGCTGGTTTGCATATCTACCGCTTTATCGAGCGCAGCAATGAGGTATTTCCCACCGAAACCGGCGTTTTCTTCGAGAGTCATGGGATCGGATCCGAGGGCATCGGTGATGATCTTGGATTCAGACATATCAGTACCTCCTAGTGCTTAAGCTGATTTACTTGGAGAACTCCTCCGCAGCAATAATCTGCTCTTCGGTAGGACGAACTCCGGTGTACAAGTGGAACTGCTCGGCAGCTTGCAGTGCTGCTACCTCTCCGCCATCGATGGTTGCTTTGCCCATAGACCGAGCCAACTTAATAAGTGGGGTCTCAATAGGAAATGCAACGCAGTCAAAAACTACATCGGCTCGGGAAACTTCATCCTCGCTGAAAGATACAACGTCTGCATCAGGGCCATTCATTCCCAGCGGCGTGACATTGACCAGGAGGCGAGCAGTTTCTGGAACCGTGGAGGAGTAGTCCCAATTATAACGAGATGCCAGCGCAGCGCCGGTTTCGTGATTGCGCGCCACAACAGTTCCGTGTAGACCAAAATCAGCCAAAGCCGCCGCAACTGCATTGGCCATTCCACCAGAGCCCTTGATAGCCACTGGGAGTGCCGGATCAACGTTGTGCTTTTCCAAGAGGAGATAGACAGCGGTGTAATCGGTGTTATATCCGGTGAGGTGTCCATCGTTATTGACAATGGTGTTGACGGAACGGATGCGCTCAGCAGAAGGATCGAGTGCGTCGATCAGGGGGATGACATCACTCTTATAAGGCATTGAAACGCCAGCTCCGCGGATATTTAGTCCGCGGATACCGGCGACTGCAGCGGTGATGTCCGCAGGGGCGACCGCCTTATAAAGGAAGTTCAGGCCCAATTCAGCATAAAGCCAGTTGTGGAAGCGAACACCGTGGTTAGATGGGCGAGCTGCAAGTGAGATACACAGGGTGGTGTCCCTGTCGACGCGGTTTACCATGGAAGCAACTTTATACGTCTTCCAAGGCTTCCTCGTAGAACTTCCTATTTGAGCTTCATAAACGGCGTTTCTTAAAAGGCTATTTGCTTGATTCTTTTAGCTCGTTGGCACCAAATTGGGAGGCTAGATTGTTTGCATGGGACACAAATTGCTGCCTAGATATTAATGCACGTTTATGCGTACCGGCGCCTTGTACGGTATCCCCAGCGGTGACAATTACCTTCCATTCAACAGAGCGCTTTCCGACGCCCACTACCTCAACCTTGACTTCTAGGGTTGCGCCCTCAGTTGCTGGGGCGTCATGGGAGATATCAATACCGACACCAAGGCTAATGGTGTTGTCATCAGAGATGGAGTCTTTAAGGTGCTCCATGCAAGCCCATTCGATGAGGCCCACAAAAAAGCCGGTGGCGAAAACTCGGGGCATAGCCGAGAATAGCTCGGATTCAGGGTAAAGATCAGGCACAGCTTTGTTGTCCGGGACGACGTATTCAAAAGTGAAAGTATCGCCGATCTTGATAGGACCATTTTCTGCAAGATTAAGTGTCATGAAAGTGAAGTATAGCTACCTTTCTCTTATATCGTTGCTTGGATCACATCAGTTAATTTCCGGCTAAATTCGTTGCCAGCTTAGATATTGAGGCCTAGCCTTGGGATTATGAATGGTTCAGCGTGGATTCCTCGGGATTCAGTGCGCATAGCAAATAGCGCTGCCGGTTCAATGTTGGCGAATGAAATGGTGATTCCCACCGAAACTGGTTTTGTCAAGGGTGTTAAAGGTCCCGGACTTAAAACCTGGCGTGGCATTCCCTATGGTCGAAACACCGGTGGAAAATATCGTTTTCGTGCACCACGTCCCGCAAAAAAGTGGGATGGCATTCGTGATTGCTCCATGTTCGGTGAGGTTGCAGTCCAACCCACATATTCGTGGACAGATAAGGTTCGTGGCTCTGAAGATTGCTTGAATCTTGACATTGTGCGACCAGACTCCACTGAAAAACTCCCAGTGGTGGTCTATCTCCACGGAGGTTCTTATATTATGGGCTCCTCCAGTGAAAAGGCATTGCGGGGATATGACCTGGTTAAGAACATGAATGTGGTTTATGTGTCGATTAATTTTCGACTCGGTGCACTCGGCTATCTGGATCTGCGCTCAGTAGGAGAAGACTGCGTAGCCAACCCGTCATTGCATGATCAACTGTTGGCTTTGCGATGGGTACAGAAAAACATCGCTGGTTTTGGTGGCGATCCTGAAAACATCACCTTGATGGGGGAGTCTGCCGGAGCCGCCGCTGTAGTTACTTTGATGTGTGTTCCTGCAGCACATGGACTTTTTCACCGCGCAATCGTGCAATCTGCACCCATTGCATCTGTACATTCCACAGTGCAATCAAAGTTTTGGGCTCGTGAACTTATTTACCGAATGGCCTTGCCCCGCGAGACAACCCTCAAAGAACTACGCCAAGAAGATGCAGCTGACCTGGTGCGCGCCGGGCAATCCATGATGTGGCGCTCTGGTGAGTTATTGCAGCTTAATTCTTGTTATGGACCCACTGTGGATGGCTCCCTACTGCCAGATCATCCTTTAAGCATGTTTGAACAGGGCCTTCAGATGCGCATTCCACTGATCATCGGCACGAATGATGGAGAGACCTCATTTTCCAAAGCCTTTTATTTGCGCAGCTCAGCCCGGCGTCGAGCAGCGCTGCGGATGTTGTCGGTTTTTGATCCAGACCATGCTCCCGCAGTTGTGGAGGCTTATGATGGGGCCGAATCTCGCGCTGAGTTTGCAGATTTGCTTGCCGACGCACTCTTTTGGGCGCCTTCCATCAGACTGGCCCAATCTCACGCACTAAGTGATGAACCAACTTGGATGTATCGCTTTGATTATGCGCCTGATTCCATGAGGAAATTAGGCCTGGGCGCTATCCATTCCTTTGAACTAAATGCGGTTTTTGGCGATCATGAATCTTCCCGCTCAATGAGTTTGGCAAAAATTGGTGGTGGCATGGATGACTTGGAGGAAATTACCCAGTTAGTTCAGCACCACTGGAAGGAATTTATCTATACAGGAAAGCCTGGAAAATCCTGGTCACCCTACCGAGGGGGTACTGATCAGGAACCCGCCCGCGGAACTTTTGTCATTGATAGAAATTCCCGAATCGCTTGGGATCCACGTCAAGAAAAACGCTTGGCTTGGGAGAATTATGACATGTTGGAGTGGGGTACAGGTCGGCCCGATCTAGCAGATGAACTTGACTTCATAAAGGTCGATGAAGAGGTGGAAGAGCCTCAATTGCGGTGGTTGGGATT encodes the following:
- a CDS encoding thioesterase family protein, giving the protein MTLNLAENGPIKIGDTFTFEYVVPDNKAVPDLYPESELFSAMPRVFATGFFVGLIEWACMEHLKDSISDDNTISLGVGIDISHDAPATEGATLEVKVEVVGVGKRSVEWKVIVTAGDTVQGAGTHKRALISRQQFVSHANNLASQFGANELKESSK
- a CDS encoding multifunctional oxoglutarate decarboxylase/oxoglutarate dehydrogenase thiamine pyrophosphate-binding subunit/dihydrolipoyllysine-residue succinyltransferase subunit; translation: MSSASTFGQNAWLVDEMFQQFQKDPQSVDKEWRDLFEAQGAPNATPVAAEAQNSAPAESAQPADKSAAKTTQKPAEKPAAKAAPSQATKQAQPKAAPKAKESPLSKQQSLPEAGQFPIKGIFKSIAKNMDISLEIPTATSVRDMPARLMFENRAMVNDQLKRTRGGKISFTHIIGYAMVKAVMAHPDMNNSYDVIDGKPTLVVPEHINLGLAIDLPQKDGSRALVVAAIKETEKMNFSEFLAAYEDIVSRSRQGKLTMNDYQGVTVSLTNPGGIGTRHSVPRLTKGQGTIIGVGSMDYPAEFQGASEDRLAELGVGKLVTITSTYDHRVIQGAVSGEFLRTMSQLLTDDKFWDEIFEAMNVPYTPMRWAQDLPNTGVDKNTRVMQLIEAYRSRGHLIADTNPLPWVQPGMPVPDHRDLDIETHSLTIWDLDRTFSVGGFGGKETMTLREVLSRLRAAYTLKVGSEYSHILDRDERTWLQDRLEAGMPKPTQAEQKYILQKLNAAEAFENFLQTKYVGQKRFSLEGAESLIPLMDSAIDTAAGQGLDEVVIGMPHRGRLNVLFNIVGKPLASIFNEFEGQMEQGQIGGSGDVKYHLGSEGQHLQMFGDGEIKVSLTANPSHLEAVNPVVEGIVRAKQDYLDKGVEGKTVVPLLLHGDAAFAGLGIVPETINLAKLRGYDVGGTIHIVVNNQIGFTTTPDSSRSMYYATDYAKAFGCPVFHVNGDDPEAVVWVGQLATEYRRRFGKDVFIDLVCYRLRGHNEADDPSMTQPKMYELITGRETVRAQYTEDLLGRGDLSPEDAEAVIRDFHDQMESVFNEVKDAGKKQPQEQSGITSSQELPHGLNTNISREELLELGQAFANTPEGFSYHPRVAPVAKKRTKSVTEGGIDWAWGELLAFGSLANSGKLVRLAGEDSRRGTFTQRHAVAIDPNTAEEFNPLHELAQAKGEGKFLVYNSALTEYAGVGFEYGYSVGNEDAVVAWEAQFGDFANGAQTIIDEYISSGEAKWGQTSKLILLLPHGYEGQGPDHSSARIERFLQLCAEGSMTVAQPSTPANHFHLLRRHALSELKRPLVIFTPKSMLRNKAASSAPEDFTETTKFQSVIDDPNVADASKVKKIMLVSGKLYWELAKRKEQDGRDDVAIVRIEMLHPIPFNRLSKAFAGYPNAEEILFVQDEPANQGPWPFYNEHLRSLIPDLLPMRRVSRRAQSSTATGIAKVHQLEEKKLIDDAFRI
- a CDS encoding ABC transporter ATP-binding protein, with translation MRQLIAVAWERPWLTSLTIISAIAATLFELTLPLLTGGAIDIALGNTGDTLTTTVVERWTPSGLSVLAGVITLIIVLALARYVSQFGRRYTAGKLSIGVQHDIRLHTMRSLQRLDGPGQDNIRTGQVVSRSISDINMVQGLVAMLPMLIGNVIKLVLTLAIMVAISPPLTIIAAILVPLLLWAVALSRRALFASTWSAQQKAADLTTHVEETVTGIRVVKAFAQEDREVEQLEKTARELFAQRMRTARLTARFIPMVEQLPQIALVLNIVAGGYLAMTGHITVGTFVAFSSYLTSLSAVARSLSGMLMRIQLALSSVERIFEVIDLKPSHEDPADPAQLPAGPLGLKFENVEFEGVLNGFDLEIKPGETTVLVGPAGAGKTMAVQLAGGFYQPTSGHISFTHAAGTFPFPQLKDTDIRENLIAVFDEPFLYSTSIRENIAMGIDASDEQIEHAARLAQAHDFIAELPNGYEEVVGERGLTLSGGQRQRIALARAFLAHPRVLVLDDATSAIDASTEDRIFQALRKELSDVTIFIMAHRHSTLELGDRVGLVEKGQLTAYGTLAELSQNQRFAHLMAMGFKEEQAPEFELDDETSHTTSLPAAEQLWPEVKFEKQYRILQPAGGGGGGRGGGRGMAVPATPELLAQIEALPPATEDPKVDVTRLRTSTQGFKLLNLFKQVRWLIAGVIALLLVGVAADLAFPTLMRKAIDNGVQAQDTTTLWVIAIIGAIVVLISWVAAVVNTIITARTGERLLFGLRLRSFVHLLRLSMDYFERTMSGRIMTRMTTDIDNLSSFLQTGLAQTVVSVGTLVGVVAMLALTDLSLALAALSVVPLIVILTLIFRRISSRLYTAAREQSSQVNAVFHESIAGLRTAQMHRMEDKVNANYAHEADEYRRLRVQSQTAIAIYFPGISAISEIAQAGVLGFGAVQVARGEISTGVLVAFVLYMGLMFGPIQQLSQIFDSYQQAAVGFRRITELLATQPSVPDAGTHTGAQSAATQKIELVDVTFGYLDTPILRNVSVDFEPGSTVAIVGPTGAGKSTVVKLISRLYDPNEGSVRAGDINIADFPLKQWRRTIGHVPQEAYLFSGTIAENIAYGDRFASKSTIEAAARRVGALNAIAAIPDGFNHHVGERGRNLSSGQRQLIALARAELIEPEIMLLDEATSTLDPATEMVILNASERVTQGRTSIIVAHRLATASRADRILVVDQGRIIEDGSHETLLSAGGTYARMWHLIG
- a CDS encoding carboxylesterase/lipase family protein, with protein sequence MNGSAWIPRDSVRIANSAAGSMLANEMVIPTETGFVKGVKGPGLKTWRGIPYGRNTGGKYRFRAPRPAKKWDGIRDCSMFGEVAVQPTYSWTDKVRGSEDCLNLDIVRPDSTEKLPVVVYLHGGSYIMGSSSEKALRGYDLVKNMNVVYVSINFRLGALGYLDLRSVGEDCVANPSLHDQLLALRWVQKNIAGFGGDPENITLMGESAGAAAVVTLMCVPAAHGLFHRAIVQSAPIASVHSTVQSKFWARELIYRMALPRETTLKELRQEDAADLVRAGQSMMWRSGELLQLNSCYGPTVDGSLLPDHPLSMFEQGLQMRIPLIIGTNDGETSFSKAFYLRSSARRRAALRMLSVFDPDHAPAVVEAYDGAESRAEFADLLADALFWAPSIRLAQSHALSDEPTWMYRFDYAPDSMRKLGLGAIHSFELNAVFGDHESSRSMSLAKIGGGMDDLEEITQLVQHHWKEFIYTGKPGKSWSPYRGGTDQEPARGTFVIDRNSRIAWDPRQEKRLAWENYDMLEWGTGRPDLADELDFIKVDEEVEEPQLRWLGLMQMFGSR
- a CDS encoding shikimate 5-dehydrogenase, whose translation is MVNRVDRDTTLCISLAARPSNHGVRFHNWLYAELGLNFLYKAVAPADITAAVAGIRGLNIRGAGVSMPYKSDVIPLIDALDPSAERIRSVNTIVNNDGHLTGYNTDYTAVYLLLEKHNVDPALPVAIKGSGGMANAVAAALADFGLHGTVVARNHETGAALASRYNWDYSSTVPETARLLVNVTPLGMNGPDADVVSFSEDEVSRADVVFDCVAFPIETPLIKLARSMGKATIDGGEVAALQAAEQFHLYTGVRPTEEQIIAAEEFSK